From Dethiobacter alkaliphilus AHT 1, one genomic window encodes:
- a CDS encoding ABC transporter permease has protein sequence MKFALSIAWRFLISGKGQTLLILAGIAIGISVQLFIGLLINGLQISLVDSTIGNASQITVEAEQKNEVFSDWQEKEELILENIEGIRYTSPTLTLPAFISFDDNAEAAVFRGFLLEQADNIYGISSKIVAGNLPTSDGEVVVGEKLGDDLDLNVGDELTFFNFDGQRGEVIISGFFDLGVSSINESWVISTLETAQEIFERPDSVSALEIQIEDVFEADTLAGQIAELLAGNELTVSNWKEANEELLSGLQGQDISSIMIQIFVVVAVVLGIASVLAISVIQRSKQIGILKAMGVNNQVSSLIFLFQGLILGIAGGILGVIIGLSLSLAFMQFAVNPDGSPVVEIFIDYRFILFSFLIAVVASAFAALIPARKSSRLEPIEVIRNG, from the coding sequence ATGAAGTTCGCACTTAGTATAGCGTGGCGCTTTTTGATTTCGGGCAAAGGGCAGACACTGCTTATTCTGGCCGGAATTGCTATTGGCATTTCTGTGCAGTTGTTTATCGGGCTGCTGATTAACGGACTGCAAATTAGTCTTGTAGACTCAACCATAGGCAACGCTTCACAAATTACGGTGGAGGCAGAACAAAAAAATGAAGTATTCTCAGACTGGCAAGAAAAAGAAGAGCTTATATTAGAAAACATTGAGGGAATCAGGTACACGTCGCCTACTCTTACCTTACCGGCTTTTATCAGCTTTGATGACAATGCAGAAGCAGCAGTATTTAGAGGCTTTCTACTTGAACAGGCAGACAATATTTACGGTATTAGTTCCAAAATTGTGGCCGGAAATTTGCCAACATCAGACGGCGAAGTAGTGGTGGGAGAAAAACTGGGCGACGACCTAGACCTAAACGTTGGAGATGAATTAACCTTTTTTAATTTTGACGGGCAGCGTGGTGAGGTGATAATTAGCGGTTTTTTTGATCTGGGAGTTTCCAGCATTAATGAATCCTGGGTCATCAGCACATTAGAAACTGCTCAGGAAATTTTTGAGCGGCCTGACTCTGTTTCTGCCCTGGAGATTCAAATTGAAGATGTCTTTGAAGCCGATACACTGGCGGGTCAGATAGCAGAACTGCTTGCAGGAAACGAGCTGACCGTTTCTAACTGGAAGGAAGCCAATGAAGAACTGTTAAGCGGTTTGCAGGGACAGGATATTTCCAGTATTATGATACAGATTTTTGTTGTTGTGGCGGTGGTCTTGGGGATCGCCAGCGTTTTGGCAATCTCGGTTATTCAACGATCCAAACAGATCGGCATTCTAAAGGCCATGGGGGTAAACAATCAAGTATCAAGCCTGATCTTTTTATTTCAGGGCCTGATTCTTGGCATTGCCGGCGGAATTTTGGGAGTTATCATTGGCTTGTCATTATCGCTTGCCTTTATGCAGTTTGCAGTAAACCCCGATGGTTCTCCGGTGGTGGAGATATTTATTGATTATCGTTTTATTCTGTTCTCGTTTTTAATTGCGGTAGTAGCATCAGCCTTTGCTGCTCTGATTCCGGCAAGAAAATCATCCCGACTTGAACCGATTGAGGTGATAAGAAATGGATAA
- a CDS encoding InlB B-repeat-containing protein, with protein sequence MRRKVGSGLFILLILFVFAQFISGCSAQYEVSVEADPQGAGGVTGGGTYEAGESVVVEASPLEGYEFAGWFIEGQKISSEKSYDFIAEEDVALTASFTEEEQLSRSVEFANEQDHGGETLQVVDEEGSIIFEYTFAEFKDWAAENWDDIFEETPAFMDPVYPKDLYPFFLDTATLSPDENKLAFSVHSYFAASYMSFVGVVNLETEEVTLIDEENDGQVDEFLWSPEGTYLAYTLTTAVGEGFYLTVDNAGSMEKEFTLSGGDLSEDPDLSAEDTFPRFRNVDWSESEERLYFTADIHLEGEFDWSIDPQGTDLRKQSDP encoded by the coding sequence ATGCGCAGAAAAGTAGGCTCAGGATTGTTTATTCTCCTTATACTTTTTGTTTTTGCACAGTTCATCTCAGGATGCTCTGCCCAATATGAAGTTAGTGTTGAGGCAGACCCTCAGGGAGCAGGAGGAGTAACAGGAGGCGGAACCTATGAAGCGGGAGAAAGCGTAGTTGTTGAAGCCAGCCCCCTGGAGGGTTATGAGTTTGCCGGCTGGTTTATAGAAGGACAAAAAATCAGCTCAGAAAAAAGCTATGATTTTATTGCTGAAGAAGATGTGGCGCTGACAGCAAGCTTTACAGAAGAGGAGCAGCTTTCCAGAAGCGTTGAGTTTGCCAATGAGCAAGACCATGGAGGAGAGACGCTGCAAGTTGTGGATGAGGAAGGCAGCATAATTTTTGAATATACTTTTGCAGAATTTAAAGATTGGGCCGCAGAGAATTGGGATGACATTTTTGAGGAAACTCCCGCATTTATGGACCCGGTTTATCCCAAAGACCTTTATCCTTTCTTTTTGGATACGGCCACTTTGTCTCCGGACGAAAATAAGCTGGCTTTTTCAGTGCACAGTTATTTTGCAGCCTCTTACATGTCCTTTGTGGGGGTAGTAAATTTGGAAACGGAAGAAGTCACCCTGATAGATGAGGAAAACGACGGACAGGTAGATGAGTTTTTGTGGTCGCCTGAAGGAACGTATCTTGCCTATACACTTACTACGGCGGTGGGAGAAGGTTTTTACCTGACAGTTGATAATGCGGGCTCCATGGAAAAGGAATTTACATTATCCGGAGGTGATCTGTCAGAAGATCCGGATTTAAGTGCAGAGGATACTTTTCCGCGCTTTAGAAATGTTGACTGGTCTGAAAGTGAAGAACGCCTTTATTTTACAGCGGATATTCACTTAGAAGGGGAGTTTGACTGGAGCATTGATCCCCAGGGAACGGACTTAAGAAAACAAAGTGATCCTTAA
- a CDS encoding ABC transporter permease subunit — protein MNGTLFKATLKANWVIALIIFLVMLMYLSVIISMFDPESMEGLIAMMETMPRELISAMGMDDLSTELTAFLGSYYYGFIAIMFPMIYCIIVGNRLVARHVDSGSMAYLLSTPHTRVTIISTQALYFLISITVLMALVTLLGLTFAQALFPGELNVSGFLQINLITLLTTYAVSGICFFFSCLFDDTKYSLAFGAGVPIAFFILNMLANVSEQYAWIGNFSLYTLLDPGRILSGDSFMVVAAAILIAVSLATYIGGITIFNRRSLAL, from the coding sequence ATGAACGGTACACTTTTTAAAGCAACACTGAAAGCAAACTGGGTTATTGCCTTAATAATATTTCTGGTAATGCTCATGTATCTCTCGGTTATTATCTCCATGTTTGATCCGGAGAGCATGGAAGGTCTGATTGCCATGATGGAAACAATGCCCAGGGAACTGATTTCAGCCATGGGCATGGATGACCTCAGCACCGAACTTACCGCATTTCTTGGCAGCTACTATTACGGGTTTATCGCCATTATGTTTCCTATGATTTACTGTATTATCGTTGGTAACCGCCTGGTCGCCCGCCACGTAGACAGCGGTTCCATGGCCTATCTCCTCTCCACCCCACATACAAGGGTGACCATCATCTCCACCCAGGCTCTTTATTTCCTTATTAGTATTACGGTGTTAATGGCCCTGGTTACACTACTTGGTCTCACCTTTGCCCAGGCCCTTTTCCCCGGCGAACTAAACGTCTCCGGCTTTTTGCAAATAAACCTGATTACACTGCTTACAACCTACGCCGTCAGCGGCATCTGCTTTTTCTTCTCCTGCCTCTTTGATGACACCAAGTATTCCCTGGCTTTCGGAGCAGGGGTTCCCATTGCCTTTTTTATCCTGAACATGCTCGCCAACGTGAGCGAGCAATACGCCTGGATCGGCAATTTTTCTCTCTATACCCTGCTGGATCCCGGTAGAATCCTAAGTGGTGATTCCTTTATGGTCGTGGCCGCCGCAATTCTCATTGCTGTCTCCCTAGCTACCTACATCGGCGGCATCACAATCTTTAATCGCAGAAGTCTAGCTCTCTAA
- a CDS encoding NAD(P)/FAD-dependent oxidoreductase: MIRVNEVKLSVDEDRKLLKNKIAKKLRISPEEISSFSIFKESIDARKRHEISFVYIVDVEVTDEERVLRKNKSLQKSPDLRYRDAEAGDGVLKHRPVVVGTGPAGMFAGLILAQRGYRPILLERGQDVDARTRDVEEFWHNRKLNPESNVQFGEGGAGTFSDGKLTTRTKDLRSRKALEEFVAAGAPEEILYAAKPHIGTDILKTVVKNIRGRIIELGGEVRFGSKVTDILIENGHVAGIIINDKETLPAEAVILAIGHSARDTYQMLHAREVNIRQKPFSIGVRIEHPQTLINVSQYKEQAEHPRLGAADYRLTYQSKNGRSVYTFCMCPGGTVVAAASELNTVVTNGMSEYARDRENANSAVLVQVGPKDFGSEHPLAGIEYQREWEKAAFVSGGQNYNAPAQLVGDFLAEKPSTQQGDIKPSFLPAVTFTDLKQCLPAYVVESLQDAIASLDKKLRGFARSDAVLTGVETRSSAPVRIERDSETMQSMNVAGLYPIGEGAGYAGGIISATVDGIKVAEKIIGKFKPFSG, translated from the coding sequence ATGATCCGAGTAAATGAAGTTAAGCTTTCTGTAGACGAGGACAGAAAGCTGCTGAAAAATAAAATAGCAAAGAAGCTTAGAATCAGCCCGGAGGAAATCAGTAGTTTTTCTATCTTTAAGGAATCCATAGATGCCAGAAAAAGGCATGAAATAAGCTTTGTCTACATCGTTGATGTGGAAGTTACCGATGAAGAGCGGGTATTGCGAAAAAACAAGAGCCTGCAAAAAAGCCCGGACTTGCGCTACCGGGATGCAGAGGCCGGGGATGGCGTTTTGAAGCACCGCCCGGTGGTGGTGGGAACCGGACCCGCCGGCATGTTTGCCGGACTGATTCTGGCACAACGGGGCTATCGGCCTATTCTATTAGAGCGCGGCCAGGATGTGGATGCCAGAACCCGGGATGTGGAGGAGTTTTGGCACAACCGAAAATTAAACCCCGAATCCAATGTTCAATTCGGGGAAGGGGGAGCGGGAACGTTCTCCGACGGGAAACTGACTACCCGGACCAAAGACCTGCGCTCACGCAAAGCTTTAGAGGAGTTTGTGGCAGCGGGAGCACCAGAAGAAATCCTTTATGCCGCCAAGCCCCATATCGGCACGGACATTTTGAAGACGGTGGTAAAAAATATCCGTGGGCGCATAATTGAGTTGGGCGGCGAGGTCCGGTTTGGCAGCAAAGTTACCGATATTTTAATTGAGAACGGCCACGTAGCCGGCATTATAATAAATGATAAGGAAACGCTTCCGGCAGAGGCGGTAATCCTGGCCATCGGGCACAGTGCCCGGGATACGTACCAGATGCTTCACGCCAGGGAAGTTAATATCCGGCAAAAGCCTTTTTCCATCGGGGTGCGCATTGAACATCCCCAAACTCTGATTAACGTTTCACAATACAAAGAGCAGGCAGAACATCCCCGTCTGGGCGCAGCGGACTACCGGCTCACCTATCAAAGCAAAAATGGCCGCTCCGTTTATACATTCTGCATGTGCCCCGGGGGCACCGTGGTGGCTGCCGCTTCAGAGCTCAATACTGTGGTCACCAACGGGATGAGTGAATATGCCCGGGACAGGGAAAATGCCAACAGTGCGGTGTTGGTGCAGGTGGGCCCAAAAGATTTCGGCAGTGAGCACCCTCTGGCCGGTATCGAATATCAGAGAGAATGGGAAAAGGCGGCTTTTGTGTCAGGTGGCCAAAACTACAATGCACCGGCACAACTGGTGGGAGATTTTCTGGCAGAAAAGCCTTCCACTCAGCAGGGAGACATTAAACCATCATTTCTCCCCGCCGTAACTTTCACCGATTTAAAGCAGTGTTTACCTGCATATGTGGTGGAGTCTCTGCAGGATGCAATTGCCTCTCTGGATAAGAAGCTGCGGGGATTTGCCCGTTCCGATGCAGTGTTAACAGGAGTGGAGACAAGAAGTTCGGCTCCGGTACGCATTGAAAGAGACAGTGAAACAATGCAAAGCATGAATGTGGCGGGCCTCTACCCCATTGGCGAAGGTGCCGGGTACGCCGGCGGTATTATTTCGGCCACCGTGGACGGAATTAAGGTGGCTGAGAAAATTATCGGCAAATTTAAGCCATTTTCCGGGTAG
- a CDS encoding ABC transporter ATP-binding protein translates to MDKILTLQNIDKVYGTKVKTQVLFDINLSFEPGSFNSIIGESGSGKSTLLNIIGTLDKPTSGKVLINNVDTVSLNNKELAKLRNETLGFVFQFHYLLPEFTTLENVLIPYLIKNKKPDKEILRRAEELIEIVGLEKVKNNLSTDMSGGQQQRAAIARALINRPKVILADEPTGNLDSETTDKIYNLLKEINQEFQSTFIVITHDKKVAERTDRIVELKDGRVHLDLLKNQNKT, encoded by the coding sequence ATGGATAAGATTCTCACTTTGCAAAATATAGATAAAGTCTATGGAACTAAAGTAAAAACCCAGGTTCTTTTTGATATTAACCTGAGCTTTGAACCAGGATCTTTCAACTCTATTATTGGCGAATCGGGCAGTGGCAAAAGCACCCTGCTAAATATTATCGGCACCTTAGACAAACCAACCAGCGGGAAAGTTCTCATTAACAATGTGGATACTGTAAGCCTGAACAACAAAGAACTGGCCAAACTAAGAAATGAGACGCTGGGCTTTGTTTTTCAGTTTCATTACCTACTGCCTGAGTTTACAACACTGGAAAATGTACTGATACCGTATCTGATAAAAAACAAAAAGCCTGACAAAGAGATTCTCCGCAGAGCGGAAGAGCTTATCGAAATTGTGGGCCTGGAAAAAGTGAAAAATAATTTATCCACCGATATGTCAGGGGGGCAGCAGCAAAGAGCCGCCATTGCCCGGGCCCTAATTAACAGACCTAAAGTAATTTTGGCCGATGAGCCCACCGGCAACCTGGATTCGGAAACCACTGATAAAATCTACAACCTGCTAAAGGAAATAAATCAGGAATTCCAGTCGACTTTTATTGTAATAACCCATGACAAAAAAGTAGCAGAAAGAACCGACAGAATAGTGGAATTAAAAGATGGCAGAGTTCACCTGGATCTCCTCAAAAACCAGAATAAAACCTGA
- a CDS encoding Uma2 family endonuclease: MSYDKELITAQALAAALNLSVETIWRYTREKKIPYVELGKKQYRYNLEEVVKALSTSPVREKTAEYKSDKEYTYDDYLQLPEEPGYRFEILEGTLVKEPSPNVTHQRVIRRLVRMLEDYFWQVDTEGEVFISPLDVTLGNLTVVQPDLFYISGKQKSAIEDQRIDGAPTLAVEILSPTTSRKDRMQKRQIYQKAGVQHYWLVSPEDKTFECFVLRDGFYAVAAQGMDDEVLEHPNFPGLSVPLKELWHNP, from the coding sequence ATGTCCTACGACAAGGAACTGATAACAGCCCAGGCACTGGCAGCAGCGCTGAATCTGTCGGTGGAAACCATTTGGAGATACACCCGGGAAAAAAAGATACCCTATGTAGAGCTGGGTAAGAAGCAATACCGCTACAATTTGGAGGAAGTGGTTAAAGCCCTAAGCACTTCCCCGGTTCGGGAAAAAACTGCAGAATATAAATCAGATAAAGAATACACCTATGATGACTATCTTCAGCTGCCGGAGGAGCCCGGGTATCGTTTTGAGATTCTCGAGGGAACGCTGGTTAAGGAACCGTCGCCAAATGTTACACATCAAAGGGTTATACGCAGGTTGGTGAGAATGCTGGAAGATTATTTCTGGCAGGTTGATACCGAAGGGGAAGTGTTCATCTCTCCTTTGGATGTAACTTTGGGCAATCTGACAGTTGTTCAGCCGGATCTGTTCTATATTTCAGGAAAACAAAAATCAGCAATTGAAGACCAGCGCATTGACGGCGCCCCGACACTGGCAGTGGAAATCCTATCCCCTACCACCAGTCGCAAAGACCGGATGCAAAAGCGGCAAATATATCAAAAAGCCGGCGTGCAGCATTATTGGCTGGTCAGTCCGGAGGACAAAACATTTGAATGCTTTGTCCTCCGTGATGGCTTCTACGCTGTTGCTGCACAGGGCATGGATGATGAAGTGCTGGAGCATCCAAACTTTCCCGGGTTGTCTGTCCCCTTAAAAGAATTATGGCATAACCCATAA
- a CDS encoding M48 family metallopeptidase, with the protein MSFEVIRTKRKTVALIINSEGELIVRAPLQTPNSYIEDLVIKKADWIRQTQERIRERNLLYPPLLCREGEWFPYLGQDYQLEFNDYTGQIRLNDDRLLVPHGIDDVKATMILWYKSKAKEVIVKRLDLYSKRLGLEYKAMRITNASRRWGSCSTKGTVNFSWRLVMCPLQVIDYVVIHELCHLKHHNHSQEFWQTVGEYMPDYQIHRKWLADNQRIMDILQ; encoded by the coding sequence ATGTCTTTTGAGGTTATCCGAACAAAAAGAAAAACAGTTGCCCTCATAATAAACTCCGAGGGCGAATTGATTGTCCGGGCGCCATTACAAACTCCCAATTCTTATATTGAGGATCTGGTGATCAAAAAAGCAGATTGGATAAGACAGACACAGGAAAGAATCAGGGAAAGGAACTTGCTCTATCCTCCTTTGCTTTGTCGGGAGGGGGAGTGGTTTCCCTATCTTGGTCAGGATTATCAACTGGAATTCAATGATTATACAGGCCAAATACGGTTAAATGATGACCGCCTGTTAGTGCCACATGGAATCGATGATGTGAAGGCGACTATGATTTTGTGGTACAAAAGTAAGGCTAAAGAAGTTATTGTAAAAAGGCTCGATTTGTACTCTAAGCGTCTGGGCCTGGAATATAAAGCGATGCGCATTACCAATGCGTCAAGAAGGTGGGGTTCCTGCAGCACAAAAGGAACGGTAAATTTCAGCTGGCGGCTGGTTATGTGTCCTCTCCAGGTCATAGATTATGTGGTTATTCACGAACTCTGCCACCTAAAGCACCATAACCACTCCCAGGAGTTTTGGCAAACAGTTGGTGAGTATATGCCGGACTATCAGATACATAGGAAATGGTTGGCGGATAACCAGAGGATAATGGATATTTTACAATAA
- a CDS encoding alpha/beta hydrolase: MLNSIKYATVQFVWKIIDKLAEKQAKGAVLPPGIKVIADIPYKNTGLMAHLLDVYYPQDTRGPLPVIIYIHGGGFLAGDKLHTRQYCMTLSQYGYCVVNLNYRLAPEHKNPAAIEDVFSAMAWVRDNCHHYHGDSNRLILAGDSAGAYLAGLAAAICTNNKLAEQHGLDVPVAPENIRGVLLFSGLFDPVTAVTRKFIGIKADIELYMGTNISESPSLDHYSVKKNITPGFPPAFISSGQVDGLHPESEALSAELSKNNVWHRALFFAKSEKKGFHCYQQHLSLDTAKQCMEHVRGFLADVLKEDEGM; this comes from the coding sequence GTGTTAAACAGCATTAAGTACGCAACTGTTCAGTTTGTCTGGAAAATTATCGATAAGTTAGCCGAGAAGCAGGCAAAGGGCGCTGTTTTGCCCCCGGGCATTAAAGTAATTGCCGATATCCCTTATAAGAATACCGGGTTGATGGCGCATCTATTGGATGTTTATTATCCCCAGGACACCAGAGGTCCGCTACCAGTAATTATCTATATCCACGGCGGCGGCTTTTTGGCAGGGGATAAACTTCACACCAGGCAGTACTGCATGACCCTCTCCCAATATGGTTACTGCGTTGTAAACCTTAACTATCGATTGGCTCCTGAACATAAAAATCCCGCGGCCATCGAAGATGTTTTTTCTGCCATGGCCTGGGTCAGAGACAATTGCCACCATTACCACGGTGACAGTAACCGGCTGATATTAGCGGGAGATTCGGCGGGTGCATACCTGGCCGGGTTGGCCGCAGCAATCTGCACAAACAATAAACTGGCAGAGCAGCACGGCCTTGATGTGCCTGTTGCTCCGGAAAATATCCGCGGTGTGCTTCTTTTTAGCGGCCTGTTCGATCCGGTCACCGCGGTAACCCGTAAATTCATAGGAATTAAAGCGGATATTGAATTGTATATGGGAACTAACATATCAGAGTCTCCCTCTCTGGACCATTATTCCGTTAAAAAAAATATCACCCCTGGTTTTCCTCCAGCTTTTATCAGCAGTGGCCAGGTAGACGGTCTTCATCCCGAATCTGAGGCCCTGTCCGCCGAGTTATCCAAAAACAATGTTTGGCATAGGGCGCTGTTTTTTGCTAAATCAGAAAAGAAAGGCTTCCATTGTTACCAGCAACATCTGTCATTGGATACCGCCAAGCAATGTATGGAGCATGTCCGGGGTTTTCTTGCTGATGTTTTAAAAGAGGATGAAGGGATGTAG
- a CDS encoding cobalamin B12-binding domain-containing protein, which translates to MNYYEQFINYFEREDKENCVRYALGLVDEGKVDVITLYNNILKPALYEIAGNKRPQKISVAQEHLRTAIVRTIIECCYPYVLQARKKNGAGERVMILCPVEEYHEIGPRMVEDFFTLAGFNALYLGGNTPLFGLVEILEKNTPEYIAVSVTNYYNIFAAKKLISEIRSKLSYKPKIIIGGYAFQDRDDPTQDLGADLYLNSSEDIDRLGRGEFHEVRT; encoded by the coding sequence GTGAATTATTATGAACAGTTCATAAACTATTTTGAGCGGGAAGACAAAGAAAACTGTGTCCGCTATGCCTTAGGGTTGGTTGATGAAGGTAAAGTTGATGTTATTACTCTCTATAATAACATATTAAAACCTGCTTTGTACGAAATTGCGGGAAACAAGCGACCACAAAAGATCTCTGTCGCTCAGGAGCATCTGCGCACTGCCATTGTGCGCACCATCATCGAATGCTGCTATCCTTATGTTCTTCAGGCAAGAAAGAAAAATGGAGCAGGGGAAAGAGTAATGATACTCTGTCCGGTGGAAGAGTACCACGAAATCGGACCCCGAATGGTGGAAGATTTTTTTACCCTGGCCGGCTTTAATGCCTTATATTTGGGGGGAAACACGCCTCTGTTTGGCCTTGTAGAGATTTTAGAAAAAAACACCCCCGAATACATTGCCGTTAGCGTAACGAACTATTACAACATTTTTGCTGCCAAAAAACTAATCTCTGAAATTCGCAGCAAGTTATCCTACAAACCCAAAATTATCATTGGCGGCTACGCTTTTCAAGACCGGGACGATCCGACACAAGACCTGGGAGCTGATCTTTACCTCAACTCCTCTGAAGATATAGACCGGCTGGGAAGAGGTGAATTTCATGAAGTTCGCACTTAG
- a CDS encoding YgiQ family radical SAM protein, with translation MTQFLPINKEDMSERGWDRLDFVLVSGDAYVDHPSFGAAVIGRVLENRGYKVGIIAQPSWQSAKDFKSLGKPRLGFLVTAGNIDSMVNHYTVAKKKRKDDLYSPGGKGGYRPDRASIVYSQRIKEAYGSVPIILGGIEASLRRFAHYDYWSDKVRRSVLLDAKADLLVYGMAERQIIEIAEALESGIPIEEITFIKGTVYKTKDKDRPYQPQFLPSYDEILESKKTYAQSFMVQYNNMDAITGKPLVEPYRDFYVVQNPPHQPLQQSELDQIYSLRYMRTYHPSYEKDGGIPAIKEVKYSLISNRGCFGSCNFCALNFHQGRVVQSRSHQSILAEAEQMVWEPDFKGYIHDVGGPTANFRHRACKKQEKHGVCADKQCLFPEPCKQLKVDHRDYLNLLRKLRELPNVKKVFVRSGLRYDYLMHDQNDEFFNELCEHHISGQLKVAPEHISPAVLEKMGKPQKHVYERFVKKYHQVNEKLGLKQFLVPYLMSSHPGSTLNDAIELAEYLRDLGYMPEQVQDFYPTPGTLSTCMYYTELDPRTMERVYVPKSPHEKAMQRALIQYRKPQNYNLVHEALTKAGRTDLIGFSKKCLIRPRKDAGPQKPGKYGKPGKPDNRKSRHNKPKNKRKNRNKR, from the coding sequence ATGACACAGTTTTTACCCATTAATAAAGAGGATATGTCAGAGCGCGGCTGGGACCGGCTGGATTTTGTGTTGGTCTCCGGGGATGCCTATGTGGACCATCCTTCCTTTGGTGCCGCCGTAATCGGCCGGGTGCTGGAAAACCGCGGCTACAAAGTTGGTATTATTGCTCAGCCTTCATGGCAGAGCGCGAAAGACTTTAAGTCATTGGGTAAACCCAGGCTGGGCTTTTTAGTTACAGCCGGAAACATTGACTCCATGGTTAATCACTACACCGTGGCTAAAAAGAAGAGGAAGGACGACCTGTATTCTCCCGGTGGTAAAGGCGGTTATCGTCCCGACCGGGCCAGCATTGTTTATTCTCAGCGCATCAAAGAGGCCTACGGTAGTGTGCCTATTATCCTGGGAGGCATCGAGGCCAGTCTGCGACGCTTTGCTCACTATGACTACTGGAGTGATAAAGTAAGACGGTCTGTTCTCTTAGATGCCAAAGCGGATCTTCTGGTTTATGGGATGGCGGAGCGACAGATTATTGAAATCGCTGAAGCTCTGGAAAGCGGTATACCCATCGAAGAAATTACCTTTATCAAAGGTACCGTTTATAAGACAAAGGATAAAGACAGGCCCTACCAACCGCAATTCTTACCCAGTTATGATGAAATCCTGGAATCCAAGAAAACATATGCTCAAAGCTTTATGGTGCAGTACAATAATATGGATGCCATCACCGGTAAACCGCTGGTGGAGCCGTACCGGGATTTTTATGTGGTACAAAACCCTCCCCACCAACCGCTGCAGCAGTCGGAGCTGGATCAGATTTACTCCCTGCGCTATATGCGCACTTATCATCCAAGTTATGAGAAAGACGGCGGCATTCCCGCCATCAAAGAAGTAAAGTACAGCCTGATTAGCAATCGGGGCTGCTTTGGTAGCTGTAACTTTTGTGCCCTTAACTTCCACCAGGGACGGGTGGTTCAGTCTCGCAGCCATCAGTCTATTTTGGCGGAAGCGGAACAAATGGTTTGGGAGCCGGATTTTAAAGGCTACATTCACGATGTGGGCGGGCCCACCGCCAACTTTCGGCATCGAGCCTGCAAGAAGCAGGAGAAGCACGGTGTCTGTGCCGACAAACAATGTCTTTTCCCAGAACCGTGCAAACAGCTGAAGGTTGACCATCGTGATTACCTGAACCTTTTGCGTAAGTTAAGGGAACTGCCCAATGTGAAGAAGGTATTTGTCCGCTCAGGCCTGCGCTATGACTATTTGATGCACGACCAGAATGATGAATTCTTTAATGAGCTGTGTGAGCACCATATCAGCGGCCAGCTAAAAGTTGCACCGGAGCATATCTCACCGGCGGTGCTGGAGAAAATGGGCAAACCGCAAAAGCATGTCTACGAGCGCTTTGTCAAAAAATATCATCAGGTTAATGAGAAACTGGGCTTAAAGCAGTTTTTGGTTCCCTATCTGATGTCCAGCCATCCGGGCTCTACTTTAAATGATGCCATTGAACTGGCTGAGTATTTGCGGGACCTGGGCTATATGCCAGAGCAGGTCCAGGATTTTTACCCCACTCCGGGTACATTATCCACCTGCATGTACTACACAGAGCTTGATCCCCGCACCATGGAGCGGGTTTATGTGCCCAAGTCTCCCCATGAAAAAGCCATGCAGCGGGCGCTTATCCAATACCGTAAACCGCAAAACTACAATCTGGTTCATGAAGCACTGACTAAAGCGGGCCGTACCGACTTAATCGGCTTCAGCAAGAAATGCCTGATTCGTCCCAGAAAAGATGCCGGCCCCCAAAAGCCCGGTAAATACGGTAAACCGGGTAAACCAGATAACCGAAAATCCAGGCACAATAAACCGAAAAACAAGCGCAAAAACCGGAACAAAAGGTAA
- a CDS encoding DUF2249 domain-containing protein, whose product MSDFAAQVDVREYPPKDRQAKIFGTYDSLKPGEQMELVNDHDPKPLRHMFMAELPDQFIWNYLEEGPDVWRVAIQKKEHIK is encoded by the coding sequence ATGTCGGACTTTGCAGCGCAAGTAGATGTGCGAGAATATCCACCTAAAGACAGGCAAGCAAAGATTTTTGGCACCTATGACAGTCTAAAACCGGGTGAACAAATGGAGTTAGTTAATGACCATGACCCCAAACCTCTACGCCATATGTTCATGGCTGAACTGCCGGATCAATTTATCTGGAACTACCTGGAAGAAGGACCGGATGTATGGCGAGTGGCAATACAGAAAAAAGAACATATCAAGTGA